The following are encoded together in the Dama dama isolate Ldn47 chromosome 27, ASM3311817v1, whole genome shotgun sequence genome:
- the LOC133047575 gene encoding large ribosomal subunit protein uL1-like → MSSKVSHDTLYKAVREVLHGNQRKRRKFLETVELQISLKNHDPQKDKRFSGTVRLKSTPRPKFSVCVLGDQQHCDEAKAVDIPHMDIEALKKLNKNKKLVKKLAKKYDAFLAPESLIKQIPRILGPGLNEAGKFPSLLTHNENMVAEVDEVKSTIKFQMKKVLCLAVAAGHVKMTDDELVYNIHLAVNFLVSLLKNNWRNVTALYIKSTMGKPQRLY, encoded by the coding sequence ATGAGCAGCAAAGTCTCCCACGACACCCTCTACAAGGCAGTGCGGGAAGTCCTGCATGGGAACCAGCGCAAGCGCAGGAAGTTTTTGGAGACTGTGGAGCTTCAGATCAGCCTGAAGAACCATGACCCTCAGAAAGACAAACGCTTCTCGGGCACCGTCAGGCTTAagtccaccccccgccccaagtTCTCCGTGTGTGTCTTGGGGGACCAGCAGCATTGTGATGAGGCCAAGGCTGTGGATATCCCCCACATGGACATTGAGGCGCTGAAGAAACTCAACAAGAATAAGAAACTGGTCAAGAAGCTGGCCAAGAAATACGATGCCTTTTTGGCTCCAGAGTCTCTGATTAAGCAAATCCCCCGAATCCTGGGCCCAGGCCTGAACGAGGCTGGCAAGTTCCCTTCCTTGCTGACCCATAATGAGAACATGGTGGCCGAAGTTGATGAAGTGAAGTCCACGATCAAGTTCCAGATGAAGAAGGTGCTGTGTCTGGCAGTGGCTGCTGGCCACGTgaagatgacagatgatgagcttGTATACAACATCCACTTAGCTGTCAACTTCCTGGTGTCATTGCTCAAGAATAATTGGCGGAACGTCACGGCCTTGTACATTAAGAGCACCATGGGCAAGCCCCAGCGTCTGTACTAA